One Salminus brasiliensis chromosome 5, fSalBra1.hap2, whole genome shotgun sequence DNA segment encodes these proteins:
- the LOC140555839 gene encoding uncharacterized protein has translation MQRVRELLQFWGGFFSKLIRPNESQVLRRQQEEEQLRQVQQERQTMERKLDMMKKGLKRIEKEERRLDKKRRHRERFRKEQEKREMDWWEKWRDGVRLNEEEKRELETLRGIHRRLQLKSDVERESLLLLQQIQKEREMEQLRWKEREEKLMRQLQEMKERASHVDALHRLMARERQVEKELQERLRESKAERKQEQEERKKEMKCREVQEKQRELERQREQESQRETEIVKEKQREQEERKKEMERKMMEEQEEKQREELRKRQEEKRSKHRRLKMEIRAEREKALKKQVEIELRDKEEEVEKQKRRMADKERELERKLEEMKKEAKKEQEERKKEMEREQEERQKVMEREQQRRKEKEKQQEEKMREIQRQHEERMREIQRQQEEQRREMERITEERMKEMERKMEEGKKVMERAQERRTEMERAQKRQREQERQREHERKREIEKEQEKQQEMERQREMEVVQERQREQEKQKELEREQERKREMKRDQEERKGEKMGEAKEDRRQTQEGKEEKEEKDEQAEMQLRVQKIKEARQEHMNRERQKKKELLRKMFTPGQNFFRASDEGAQHRVFGRKRRTGMFTQGQKEVNSELETEQKEPRELFCLVSPNGGPLFINVNPLNPGPEPEEELEVIIPSPVEPTTPASVEDTGGDPESKADSLEVSPQGESSGSLVGQEKIEADSSGVAMLKDVMLRPLPMGNLVKCCVERNRSEKNGPTYSMFQEGEDRKELLLVAKKKKNSKTFVIRVGEDESAVWLLRWNRQRTAFTLHNNNTNPDVSDRVPGEENHKEQDLLSICYESTMLGFWKNFRNMSVILPCVCKKKLLPAQSVEKDKIRLEAKKPVWNEEIGEYVLNFNKRAKIPSVKNFQLISPVRSDLILLQFGRVDEDCFALDFSSPLCALQAFAIGLSCFEVI, from the exons ATGCAGAGAGTGCGAGAGTTGCTCCAGTTCTGGGGTGGCTTCTTCTCCAAACTCATAAGGCCCAATGAGAGCCAAGTCCTGAGGcggcagcaggaggaggagcagcTCCGCCAGGTTCAGCAAGAGAGGCAAACGATGGAGAGAAAGCTGGACATGATGAAGAAGGGTCTGAAGAGGATagagaaggaagagagaaggCTGGATAAGAAGAGGAGGCACAGAGAGAGGTTTAGAAAGGagcaagagaagagagaaatggATTGGTGGGAAAAATGGAGGGATGGAGTGAGACTGaatgaggaggagaagagggagCTGGAAACACTCAGAGGAATACACAGAAGACTGCAGCT CAAGTCTgatgttgagagagagagcctgctTCTCCTTCAACAgattcagaaagagagagagatggagcagctgaggtggaaagagagagaggagaaactgATGAGGCAGCTGCAGGAGATGAAGGAAAGAGCATCCCATGTAGATGCTCTCCATAGGCTAatggcgagagagagacaggtagagaaAGAGCTGCAGGAGCGTCTTAGAGAGAGTAAGGCTGAGAGAAAGCAAGaacaggaggagagaaagaaggaaatgaagtgtaGGGAAGTgcaggagaaacagagagagctggagagacagagggaacaGGAGAGCCAGCGAGAAACTGAAATAGTgaaggagaaacagagagagcaggaggaaagaaaaaaggaaatggAGAGGAAGATGATGGAGGAACAagaggagaaacagagagaagaacTGAGGAAAAGgcaggaagagaagagaagtaaGCATAGACGTCTGAAGATGGAGAtaagggcagagagagaaaaggcccTGAAGAAGCAGGTGGAAATAGAGCTGAGGGATAAAGAAGAGGAGGTGGAGAAACAGAAGAGGAGGATGGCAGATAAGGAGCGGGAACTAGAGAGAAAGCTAGAAGAGATGAAGAAGGAGGCAAAGAAAGAAcaggaggagagaaaaaaagaaatggagagagagcaggaggagagacagaaagtgatggagagagaacagcagagacggaaagagaaagaaaaacagcaggaggagaaaatgagagagatcCAGAGACAGCAtgaagagaggatgagagaaatACAAAGACAGCAGGAGGAGCAaaggagagaaatggagagaatCACGGAGGAGCGAATGAAGGAAATGgaaagaaagatggaggagGGTAAGAAAGTGAtggagagagcgcaagagagaaggacagagatggagagagcgcagaagagacagagagagcaggagagacagagagagcatgaAAGAAAGCGTGAGATAGAAAAAGAGCAGGAGAAACAgcaagagatggagagacagcgAGAAATGGAAGTAGtgcaggagagacagagagagcaggagaaacagaaagagctggagagagagcaggaaagaaagagggagatgaagagagatcaggaggagagaaagggagagaaaatggGAGAGGCAAAAGAAGACAGACGACAGACGCAGGAGGgcaaagaagaaaaggaggagaagGACGAACAGGCTGAGATGCAGCTGAGAGTCCAGAAAATAAAGGAGGCCAGGCAAGAACATATGaatagagagaggcagaaaaagaAGGAGCTCCTGAGGAAGATGTTCACTCCAGGACAGAACTTCTTTAGAGCATCAGACGAGGGGGCTCAGCACAGGGTTTTCGGAAGGAAGAGGAGAACTGGCATGTTTACTCAGGGACAGAAGGAAGTGAACTCTGAGCTGGAGACGGAGCAGAAAGAGCCTCGGGAATTGTTTTGTCTTGTCTCACCCAATGGAGGACCCCTGTTCATCAACGTGAACCCCCTCAACCCGGGTCCAGAGCCTGAAGAGGAGCTTGAAGTGATCATACCCTCCCCAGTTGAACCAACCACACCTGCTTCTGTGGAGGACACTGGGGGAGACCCGGAAAGCAAAGCTGATTCTTTGGAAGTCAGCCCACAAGGAGAGTCCTCAGGCAGCTTGGTGGGGCAAGAGAAAATTGAGGCTGACAGTAGCGGAGTGGCCATGTTGAAGGATGTCATGCTGCGGCCTCTTCCAATGGGTAATTTGGTGAAGTGCTGTGTGGAGCGCAACAGGAGTGAGAAGAACGGTCCCACCTACAGCATGTTTCAGGAGGGAGAGGACAGGAAAGAG ttgctGTTGGTtgcaaagaagaaaaagaacagcaaGACCTTTGTGATCAGAGTGGGCGAGGATGAGAGCGCTGTGTGGCTACTGAG GTGGAATCGACAACGAACAGCGTTCACgctgcacaacaacaacacaaacccTGATGTGAGTGATCGAGTTCCTGGGGAGGAGAACCACAAGGAGCAGGACCTTTTATCCATCTGCTAT GAAAGCACCATGCTAGGGTTCTGGAAGAACTTCAGGAATATGTCTGTCATCCTTCCTTGCGTGTGCAAAAAGAAGCTTCTTCCGGCTCAGTCTGTTGAG AAGGACAAAATCAGACTGGAGGCCAAAAAGCCGGTGTGGAACGAGGAAATTGGGGAATATGTGCTGAACTTCAACAAAAGGGCTAAAATACCGTCTGTGAAAAACTTCCAGCTCATCTCTCCTGTAAGAT CGGACCTGATTCTCCTGCAGTTTGGGCGTGTGGATGAAGACTGTTTCGCGCTGGATTTCAGCTCCCCTCTTTGCGCGCTGCAGGCCTTTGCCATTGGCCTGTCCTGCTTTGAGGTCATCTGA